The window ATATCCTCAGTGAAATAAATGTTCCATCTTTACACTGTTCTTTATTAGGTTGCATTAAACCTTTCAGgaaagaacaaaacagccttGTATGTAGACTAGGCTGCTTCTACATGACTCTGCCTTTCAAAGGGTAGAACAataaattcttgatcctcttGAGATGTTATTTTGGGGGACATCTGATAGCAGTGCCATGACTCCTTCTTGTAATAGGATGCAAAATAGTTttgaaataaagaagaaaataataattgAAGTATAAACAGAATAATAATTGaagcataaaataataattgaAGTATAAAATTTTCCTGGCTTGGATTCAATCCTAATTCTCTTTTCTAGGtggctgggaagggcaggggaCATTTAAACTGACTTTCAACAGTGGAGGAGCCGTGGAGTTTGGACAGCTGATGATGAAAGCTGCTTCTAGTGGTAAGGGATTTTCAGATCCTGTGGTTCCCCCATGGTTGGCTGAGCTAGTAAGCAAATTGTGCTTGTTCTGAACTTCATGGGAAGAGGGGTACCCTAGGCCCTCTTCCACAGCaaagtatttttttctctttccagggGAGCTTTTGGTTTCCCTTTCAatcctttttctttatttctttttagtgcTTTGTGCAGTCAGAATGTTCTGGGGTTTGGGCTTCCAAGGGGGGACCACGTTTTTCTACAGAGCCTTATTTCTACTGGAAAAAAGTTGAAATATGTGATGGTGAAAAATTGCTTCACTTAGCTGCTCTCAGCTCATTTCTAAACTAGTGCAGTAAGATGGGGAAAGCTAATGTGCACATTTGGAGAGGGGAAATATAAGTTTCAAAAaaccatttctttttaaaatttttaaatggaGGAACAAGAACTCTTTTCCTGAtgaagttttcttttttaaaaaaatgtgtgtTTTAAAATATACTTGTTTTCAGAATGAaagtgtatttaaaaaaaagaaaaacacgcTGTACTGCTGCTTGCTTTAGAGTGGTGTTTCCTTCAAGCAGCGAGAGCTCTGTGGTGGGACTGGGACCTGTGAGGTTGTAGTTTTGCAGCTGGTTTCCTTCAGCACTCTGTGACTAATGCTTTTCAGGCACAGTACTATGCTGGGACTATATAGTGAATTCACATAAGGGGAAACAGGAAAATAACAGGaataaaaaaaccagaaaataacaggactattttaattttattctctCCATTTAGTTTTAAGAAAAGATGTCTGGCTTACTAAACTTGTGTTCCTTAGCTTCCAGTGGGgttcctctgcagagccctggctATGGATACGCCCCTGTTCCCGGAGGATACGCCCCTGTTCCCGGGGGCTTCGCGGCCCCTCCGCCCCCGAACGGAGCCTACCCCTATGCGCCGCCTCCAGGGAGCGCCTACGGACCGGCTCCACAGCCCATGGGCTACCCCTACGCCCAGAGCCCAGGTTTGCCAGCTGTGCATGGTGACTGCCTCTGATGTCAGCTGAGAAGAAGTGACAGTGGTACACTGAGGGTTGCTGTAGTTTTGTCTCCATCAAGGACCCTTGTCCTTGCAGAAATCTGTCACGTGCTGTTGATCACACCCATGTGTCGCTATAGTTGTAGATACGTGAAAATGTGGTTTACAAATTGTGCTGCTGCTTGGGAGGGAATGGTTGCCTGCTGACATGACAGGCATTAGCAAATTATCAAATCCGTCTGCATCCCTGCCAAGCCTGGAGAGCTTCCCTTACCACTGCTCTTGTCCCAGCTAATGTGCTGTCAGGCCTGCGAGCTCTCTGTCTTGTGGTCTGTGGTCCGAAGTATCAGCCCGGTGTTGTCTTTTTCAGGTATTTACCCACCACTTCCAAACATGAACCCCGTGTACATGCCACCTCCACCACCCTACTCTGGGGCACCTCCTGCAGAATCCTCAGGCccctcagctcccccagcctgggtgaGCCCAGGAATGCCAGGTAAATGGGATTGGGCGGCTGCCAGGGTCTGGGTGCAAATGGGTTTGGGCACAGCATGGGGTGGAGAAGCTGTTGATGCAGTAGCTCCAAGTCTTCTGtagggagctgctctgccttgCACTGCACAGCTGGTGGTCAGCCCTAGCCAGCTTTCCTGAGCTGCTCTGAGTTCTAACCCAGCTTGCTGCAGTTCCTCTTGGCTCCTTGGGCCTTTGTTGGCTCCTTGGGCCTTTGTTGCCTGTGAAGCTGGGGAGAGGGCTCTGGGTCTAGGGCCATTGCCTCAGATATTTAAGGTggcttcttttccttcctttccaggAGGCAGTAAGGCCATGGAAGCTGCTTCCAGTGCATATTACAACCCTGCCAACCCACACAACGTGTACATGCCCATGGTGAGTGCCATGCCTGGTCTTCATGTGCCTACTCCCTCCTCTGGCACTAGCTGAGATGGTGCTTTGCTTTCTTACAAAGTCTAGTGTACCTTCATGTTGAACATAGACAGAAAGAATGCATTTTTATGGGAGGGAGGCTCCCATGAGGAAGACTGGTTAATTTTTCAGTCAGGAAAGGAGGAGGGCCTTAAGATTGATCCATTAACAGCCATTTACTTCCTGTCTTACTCCTAAAGGCATAACAGACTTGCATGGGCACAGAGAAAACACAGAGCTCTCTGCATCCATTGGGCCTGAAAATGAGGAGAGTTAAAGAAGGATAGGTCACTTAAGGATGATGACATGTGGGtttctgttttggtttctttctgggctgcacagggacagggaggtcTCTTACTGTTCAGTCAGTGGCAGCCAGGAGGTTGTCTGTAGTCTCCATCTGGTATATGGCAGTCTGGCTGTGCCCCTCACTGCCTCGCTTGGCTCTGGCAGGCTggagactgatggagcagcaaagCTGGC of the Melospiza melodia melodia isolate bMelMel2 chromosome 4, bMelMel2.pri, whole genome shotgun sequence genome contains:
- the WBP2NL gene encoding postacrosomal sheath WW domain-binding protein; its protein translation is MALNRNHSQQGGVVIPNAESVLKQCKDVELSFSDVTGKPEIFKGTKKGMLYLTPYRMIFVTKGKDPMLSFMMPFYLVKGCSIEQPVFSANYIKGQIQAEAGGGWEGQGTFKLTFNSGGAVEFGQLMMKAASSASSGVPLQSPGYGYAPVPGGYAPVPGGFAAPPPPNGAYPYAPPPGSAYGPAPQPMGYPYAQSPGIYPPLPNMNPVYMPPPPPYSGAPPAESSGPSAPPAWVSPGMPGGSKAMEAASSAYYNPANPHNVYMPMDQPPPYAPPEDKKNN